A single Pseudomonas brassicacearum DNA region contains:
- a CDS encoding efflux transporter outer membrane subunit gives MTDRSPFNLAATLATARGSRVLSLVLCVAMLSACAVGPDYQRPQAAAPVQYKEAQGWRQANPSDALARGAWWELYGDAQLNGLVDQLNTSNQTVAQAAAQYRQARALVRNARGAFFPTVDLTVGKTRSSQGTGSSSSSLSSSSSGIRDTYNAQAGVSWEADVWGKLRRTLEADEASAQASFADLAAMRLSQQSELVQNYLQLRVIDEQKRLLQTTVDNYQRSLKMTENQYRAGVSGKDAVAQAQNQLKTAQGDLIDLIWQRAQFENAIAVLIGLPPAEFNLAETQDIPSLPQIPVALPSQLLERRPDIASAERSVMAANANIGVAKAAYYPDLTLSLSGGYSSSTYDNWVSVPNRFWSVGPQLAMTLFDGGQRSAEVDRTVAAYDQTVATYRQTVLDGLREVENYMIQLKVLEDEARVRQEALDAARESLRLTQNQYKAGLIAYLDVVTVQATALSNERSVLSLQQSRLIASVQLIAALGGGWDGQLQAQAHEKP, from the coding sequence ATGACCGACCGTTCGCCTTTCAATCTTGCCGCGACGCTGGCAACCGCCCGTGGCTCGCGGGTGCTGAGCCTGGTGCTGTGCGTGGCGATGCTCAGCGCCTGCGCCGTCGGGCCGGATTATCAACGTCCCCAGGCTGCCGCCCCGGTGCAATACAAGGAAGCCCAGGGTTGGCGACAGGCCAATCCCAGCGATGCATTGGCCAGGGGCGCCTGGTGGGAGTTGTACGGCGATGCGCAACTCAATGGCCTGGTGGACCAGCTCAATACGTCCAACCAGACCGTGGCCCAGGCCGCCGCCCAATACCGGCAAGCCCGGGCGTTGGTGCGCAATGCCCGTGGCGCATTTTTCCCCACCGTCGACCTGACCGTTGGCAAGACGCGCTCCAGCCAGGGCACCGGCAGCAGCAGTTCGAGCCTGAGCAGTTCATCCAGCGGCATTCGCGACACCTACAACGCCCAGGCTGGCGTCAGTTGGGAGGCGGATGTGTGGGGCAAGTTGCGCCGCACCCTGGAAGCTGACGAGGCGAGCGCGCAAGCCAGTTTTGCCGACCTGGCGGCGATGCGCCTGAGCCAGCAATCGGAACTGGTGCAGAATTACTTGCAGTTGCGGGTGATCGATGAACAGAAGCGTCTGTTGCAGACCACGGTCGACAACTATCAGCGCTCCCTGAAAATGACCGAAAACCAGTACCGTGCCGGGGTGTCCGGCAAGGACGCGGTGGCCCAGGCACAGAACCAGCTCAAGACCGCCCAGGGCGACCTGATCGACCTGATCTGGCAACGGGCCCAGTTTGAAAACGCCATCGCCGTGCTGATCGGCCTGCCGCCGGCCGAGTTCAACCTGGCCGAGACCCAGGACATCCCGTCGCTGCCGCAGATCCCGGTGGCGCTGCCTTCGCAGTTGCTCGAACGCCGGCCGGATATCGCCTCGGCAGAACGCTCGGTGATGGCCGCCAACGCCAACATCGGGGTCGCCAAGGCCGCGTATTACCCGGACCTGACCCTGAGCCTCAGTGGCGGCTATAGCAGCAGTACCTACGACAACTGGGTGAGCGTGCCGAACCGCTTCTGGTCGGTAGGGCCACAATTGGCGATGACGCTGTTCGATGGTGGCCAGCGTTCGGCAGAGGTCGACCGTACTGTCGCGGCCTACGACCAGACCGTCGCCACCTATCGCCAGACCGTGCTCGACGGCTTGCGCGAGGTAGAAAACTACATGATCCAGCTCAAGGTGCTGGAAGACGAAGCCCGCGTGCGCCAGGAAGCCCTGGACGCCGCCCGGGAATCCCTGCGCCTGACGCAGAACCAGTACAAGGCAGGGTTGATTGCCTACCTCGATGTCGTGACCGTCCAGGCCACGGCCTTGAGCAATGAACGCAGTGTGCTGAGCCTGCAGCAGAGCCGCCTGATTGCCAGTGTGCAGTTGATTGCGGCGCTGGGGGGTGGTTGGGACGGGCAGTTGCAGGCGCAGGCGCACGAGAAGCCCTGA
- a CDS encoding DUF6555 family protein, with product MGGPSLYIIDYMLHGEPKSFIIRAEVMNNSEAWHWASCDAGVGRIPKFGREKVKRVSKPLAEKYGITDVRWRASVTPSWVKESG from the coding sequence ATGGGCGGGCCATCGCTTTACATCATTGACTACATGCTCCATGGCGAACCCAAGTCATTCATTATTCGCGCTGAAGTGATGAATAACTCCGAGGCTTGGCATTGGGCCAGTTGCGACGCGGGGGTCGGGCGCATACCGAAATTCGGGAGAGAGAAGGTCAAGCGGGTCTCCAAACCCCTTGCTGAAAAATACGGTATTACCGACGTGCGTTGGCGGGCGAGCGTCACGCCGTCCTGGGTCAAGGAGTCCGGCTAA
- a CDS encoding polysaccharide deacetylase family protein encodes MKNTARVLFIAALAIGLSGCIGAPIELTPQTEQRLREQPPIRFLLTFDDGPSASSIWNPSLEVLDALADNPVQPGIKAVFFLQTRAPRAGGSDIGRSIMRRQQQEGHVLGFHTATHWHSNHRFLKPDELEQSLAHGASDIASITGAPPTLVRPPFWSFDRRTSAAYRQHGLHILLTDLSANDGKVWGITMSPRRRINLTRQLSEVRERIAAGQLPVVDGVIPVVVTFHDINRYTARHAREYLQILLDSAKATGVRTAAKPFYDDHQALARAALARTVDHSTEPVHLPGLWDWLWDSDSH; translated from the coding sequence ATGAAAAACACCGCCAGGGTGCTGTTCATTGCAGCTCTCGCCATCGGTTTGTCGGGCTGCATTGGCGCGCCCATCGAACTGACGCCGCAAACCGAGCAACGCTTGCGTGAACAACCTCCGATCCGTTTCCTGCTGACATTCGATGATGGGCCCAGCGCCTCGTCTATCTGGAACCCTAGCCTGGAGGTGCTCGACGCACTCGCAGACAACCCGGTACAGCCCGGTATCAAGGCGGTGTTTTTCCTGCAGACCCGCGCCCCCCGTGCCGGTGGCAGTGACATTGGCCGCTCGATAATGCGCCGTCAACAGCAGGAAGGCCATGTGCTGGGCTTTCATACGGCGACCCATTGGCACAGTAACCACCGGTTCCTCAAACCTGATGAGCTGGAACAATCGCTTGCCCATGGCGCAAGCGATATCGCCTCCATCACAGGTGCGCCGCCGACCTTGGTAAGGCCGCCATTCTGGAGCTTCGACAGGCGCACTTCCGCCGCCTACCGACAACATGGCTTGCACATTCTGTTGACCGACTTGAGCGCAAATGACGGCAAAGTCTGGGGCATCACGATGAGCCCGCGGCGGCGGATCAACCTGACCCGGCAACTCTCCGAAGTGCGCGAGCGCATTGCCGCCGGGCAATTGCCGGTGGTCGATGGGGTCATTCCGGTGGTGGTGACGTTTCACGACATCAACCGTTACACCGCCCGGCATGCCCGCGAATACCTGCAAATCCTGCTCGACAGTGCCAAGGCTACCGGCGTGAGGACTGCCGCCAAGCCGTTCTATGATGACCACCAGGCACTGGCGAGAGCGGCCTTGGCTCGGACGGTCGACCACAGCACAGAGCCCGTGCATCTGCCGGGGCTGTGGGATTGGTTGTGGGATTCGGATTCGCACTGA
- a CDS encoding DUF2188 domain-containing protein: MSTAMLTKMHINGYDVLSVNSGPWRVCTQADRLGSFASREEALAYAAALPTRRNSSGRPVNTK, translated from the coding sequence ATGAGTACTGCGATGCTGACGAAAATGCACATCAACGGTTATGACGTGCTTAGCGTAAACAGCGGCCCCTGGAGGGTCTGTACCCAGGCTGACCGGTTGGGTTCCTTTGCTTCCCGTGAGGAAGCCCTGGCCTACGCTGCCGCGTTGCCAACACGGAGAAACAGTAGCGGCCGGCCTGTGAACACAAAATAG
- a CDS encoding PLD nuclease N-terminal domain-containing protein — MSELASYFWIAVAVLLLLVDLWAIVSVFRSDKSAGTKAGWALLLIILPVLGLVIWGVAGPRGVKEGPSSPEHSKG, encoded by the coding sequence ATGTCTGAATTAGCCAGTTATTTCTGGATCGCTGTTGCGGTGCTTTTGCTGCTCGTCGATTTGTGGGCGATTGTCAGCGTCTTTCGAAGCGACAAGTCGGCCGGTACCAAGGCTGGATGGGCCCTGTTGCTGATCATTCTGCCGGTTTTGGGCCTGGTCATCTGGGGGGTAGCCGGCCCTCGCGGCGTCAAGGAAGGGCCGTCATCGCCGGAGCACAGCAAAGGTTAG
- the nudC gene encoding NAD(+) diphosphatase — MISRWTTAVLDTALAGGWAVARSPEGFLFDDNGALFPREWLKRQDLSILAEHGIGHLDGEPVYLLELHSPLDIPGCNWKGLRAFMLEEDHTLYKVLGYAAQVGTWAREHRFCGSCGTRMDQIPLERAMYCEACELRHYPRISPSMIVLITRGDEVLLARSPRFVPGVYSTLAGFAEPGESAEDCLVREVREEVSIEVKNIQYMGSQCWPFPHSMMLGFHAEYASGDIVPQEDEIEDAQWFNVHDLPPLPASRSIARYLIDLYVARRLGHAEPVLPG; from the coding sequence ATGATTTCACGCTGGACCACCGCAGTACTTGATACCGCTCTTGCTGGTGGCTGGGCCGTCGCCCGTAGCCCTGAGGGCTTTCTGTTCGATGACAACGGCGCGCTGTTTCCCCGCGAATGGCTCAAGCGCCAGGATTTGTCGATCCTCGCCGAGCACGGCATCGGTCACCTGGATGGCGAGCCGGTCTACCTGCTGGAATTGCACAGCCCGCTGGACATCCCTGGCTGTAACTGGAAAGGCCTGCGGGCGTTCATGCTCGAGGAGGACCACACGCTGTACAAAGTGCTGGGTTATGCCGCGCAGGTCGGCACCTGGGCCCGGGAGCATCGTTTCTGTGGCAGTTGCGGCACGCGCATGGACCAGATTCCGTTGGAGCGGGCCATGTATTGCGAGGCCTGTGAGCTGCGGCACTATCCGCGGATTTCACCGAGCATGATCGTGCTGATCACTCGAGGCGATGAAGTCCTGCTGGCCCGTTCGCCGCGTTTCGTCCCGGGCGTCTACAGCACCCTGGCGGGGTTTGCCGAACCGGGCGAGTCGGCCGAGGATTGCCTGGTGCGAGAGGTGCGCGAGGAAGTCAGCATCGAGGTGAAGAACATCCAGTACATGGGCAGCCAGTGCTGGCCGTTCCCCCATTCGATGATGCTGGGTTTCCACGCTGAATACGCCAGTGGCGACATCGTGCCCCAGGAAGATGAAATCGAGGACGCCCAGTGGTTCAACGTCCATGACCTGCCACCGCTGCCGGCCTCGCGCTCCATTGCCCGCTACCTGATCGACCTGTATGTGGCGCGGCGCCTAGGCCATGCTGAACCAGTGCTGCCAGGCTAG
- a CDS encoding NUDIX hydrolase produces the protein MKIRATVICEENRHILLVRKANSRWALPGGTVERGETHAGAAVRELAEETGLDVENLLYLMRVNDGQTEHHVFEASVSDSTVAKPQNEISDCLWHPLDAIAQLQMKKGMRDILEAFRRRL, from the coding sequence ATGAAAATTCGAGCGACCGTCATCTGCGAGGAAAATCGCCACATCTTGCTGGTGCGTAAAGCCAATAGCCGTTGGGCGTTGCCGGGCGGTACCGTCGAGCGCGGCGAAACCCATGCCGGGGCCGCCGTCCGGGAATTGGCAGAGGAAACCGGGCTGGACGTCGAGAATCTGCTCTACTTGATGCGAGTCAATGACGGGCAAACCGAACATCATGTGTTCGAAGCATCGGTCAGCGACTCGACGGTGGCCAAGCCACAGAATGAAATCAGCGATTGCCTCTGGCATCCGTTGGACGCCATTGCCCAGCTGCAAATGAAAAAGGGGATGAGGGACATTCTCGAGGCGTTTCGGCGACGGTTGTGA
- a CDS encoding crotonase/enoyl-CoA hydratase family protein, with translation MSQYQAFNVELADNIAHVQINRPEKINSMNAAFWSEIIDIFQWIDDTDAVRVVVLSGAGKHFSSGIDLMMLAGVANELGKDVGRNARLLRRKILQLQASFNAVDNCRKPVIAAIQGYCLGGAIDLIAACDMRYAAQDAQFSIKEIDIGMAADVGTLQRLPRIIGDGMLRELAYTGRTFGADEARSIGLVNRVYSDTASLLDGVMDIAREIAAKSPIAVTGTKEMISYMRDHRIDDGLEYVATWNAAMLQSTDLRVAMAAHMSKQKPEFQD, from the coding sequence ATGTCGCAATACCAAGCGTTCAATGTCGAACTTGCAGACAACATTGCCCATGTGCAGATCAATCGCCCGGAAAAGATCAATTCGATGAACGCCGCGTTCTGGAGCGAGATCATCGATATCTTCCAATGGATCGACGACACCGATGCCGTGCGGGTGGTGGTGTTGAGCGGCGCCGGCAAGCATTTTTCCTCAGGGATCGACCTGATGATGCTGGCGGGCGTGGCCAACGAGCTGGGCAAGGACGTCGGGCGCAATGCACGCCTGCTGCGACGCAAGATCCTGCAACTGCAAGCCTCGTTCAACGCCGTGGACAACTGCCGCAAACCCGTGATCGCGGCGATCCAGGGCTACTGCCTGGGCGGGGCCATCGACCTGATTGCCGCCTGCGACATGCGTTACGCGGCCCAGGACGCCCAGTTCTCCATCAAGGAAATCGATATCGGCATGGCCGCCGATGTTGGCACATTGCAACGCTTGCCCCGAATCATCGGGGACGGCATGCTGCGTGAACTCGCTTATACGGGGCGCACCTTCGGTGCCGACGAAGCGCGCAGCATCGGCTTGGTCAATCGTGTCTACAGTGATACCGCCAGCCTGCTCGACGGCGTAATGGACATCGCCCGGGAAATCGCCGCCAAGTCGCCGATTGCCGTGACCGGCACCAAGGAAATGATCAGCTACATGCGCGACCACCGCATCGACGACGGCCTGGAATACGTCGCCACCTGGAACGCCGCCATGTTGCAATCGACCGACCTGCGCGTGGCCATGGCCGCCCATATGAGCAAACAGAAACCTGAATTTCAGGATTGA
- a CDS encoding TSUP family transporter, translating into MPFELSVDLTTLAILAVVAFIAGFIDAIAGGGGLLTTPALLTAGLPPHLVLGTNKLSSTFGSATASFTFYKRKLFHPRQWTHALVGTLVGALTGAIVAHYLPAEWLNKMLPVIVFACGLYLLFGSTPKAPLDSDAPIKKTWQSPQGFSLGFYDGVAGPGTGAFWTVSSLLLYPIDLVKASGVARSMNFVSNIAALSVFIFSGQVDWVIGLSMGLSVMIGAFFGARTAISGGAKFIRPVFITVVLGLTVRLAWQHWFSMA; encoded by the coding sequence ATGCCTTTTGAACTCAGCGTTGACCTCACTACCCTCGCTATCCTTGCTGTTGTCGCGTTCATTGCCGGTTTCATCGATGCCATTGCCGGTGGCGGTGGGTTGCTGACCACGCCAGCCCTGCTGACGGCAGGCTTGCCGCCTCATCTGGTCCTGGGGACCAACAAACTCAGTTCGACCTTCGGCTCGGCGACGGCCAGCTTCACCTTCTACAAGCGCAAGTTGTTCCACCCAAGGCAATGGACCCACGCCCTCGTCGGCACCCTGGTCGGGGCCCTGACCGGCGCTATCGTCGCCCATTACCTGCCTGCCGAGTGGCTGAACAAGATGCTGCCAGTGATCGTCTTCGCCTGCGGTCTGTACCTGTTGTTCGGCAGCACGCCCAAGGCACCGCTGGACAGTGACGCGCCGATCAAGAAGACATGGCAATCGCCCCAAGGCTTCAGCCTGGGTTTCTATGACGGCGTGGCCGGGCCGGGTACCGGGGCATTCTGGACGGTCAGCAGCCTGCTGCTCTACCCCATCGACCTGGTCAAGGCCAGTGGCGTGGCCCGCAGCATGAATTTCGTCAGCAACATCGCGGCGCTGTCGGTGTTCATCTTTTCCGGGCAAGTGGACTGGGTCATCGGCCTGAGCATGGGCCTGTCGGTGATGATCGGCGCGTTCTTCGGCGCTCGCACCGCCATCAGCGGCGGCGCGAAATTCATCCGACCGGTGTTCATCACCGTGGTGCTCGGCTTGACTGTGCGCCTAGCCTGGCAGCACTGGTTCAGCATGGCCTAG
- a CDS encoding DAHL domain-containing protein, with protein MTTIIKKYKWPALLAVAFVVFSALIFFLIKSYTYDSSTYFESRDFIRQLKQADANWNGKILRKKIGVNNNLSLAPPAEADSRWQQLERLNNSGPLAALWASRRKGYVDAVKNKTFLVEQFEQHNANLRTSLDALPLVEDEIQTQLKEMSIESPMERLTAASNVLELTLTTLEFALYVTSEKAREVQGKLTELEPYIDQLPPTYQTPFTTLTQHVKTIVQEQPVVNDLLDRISVIPVAQELDSINELLNETQRRTAATDRQYHIYLVVLAGLMAILMIYLAVRLVRSYAVINQINQQLQTSNERLEERVQERTRELKEAERELVDAARMAGMAEIATNVLHNVGNVLNSVNISAEVVTRKLRNSKTVGLTKAVKMMNEHAEDLGQFITLDEKGRLLPRYFNELVDSIAAEQAVLIDELAQLTKSIDHIKEIVTTQQTYAGAARLIEPLNVSDLFEDALRMNSGALSRHHVTVIKDYQDVPAIMGDKHRLLLILINLISNAKFAMSHISEHPREITLGIRILDETTLCLSVKDRGEGISAQNLARIFNHGFTTRKDGHGFGLHSCALAAVEMNGRLYVHSDGPGQGALFTLEVPLELARV; from the coding sequence GTGACCACCATTATTAAAAAATATAAATGGCCCGCCCTGCTGGCCGTCGCGTTTGTCGTTTTTTCTGCCCTGATATTCTTTTTAATCAAGTCATACACGTACGACTCATCGACCTATTTCGAATCTCGTGACTTCATCCGACAACTCAAGCAGGCCGACGCGAACTGGAACGGCAAGATCCTCAGGAAGAAGATCGGCGTCAACAACAACCTGTCACTGGCCCCGCCGGCAGAGGCGGACAGTCGCTGGCAGCAGCTGGAACGACTCAATAACTCCGGCCCCTTGGCGGCGCTTTGGGCATCCAGGCGCAAGGGTTATGTGGACGCCGTCAAGAACAAGACCTTTTTGGTAGAGCAATTCGAACAGCACAACGCCAATCTACGCACGTCCCTGGATGCGCTGCCGCTGGTTGAAGACGAAATTCAAACGCAGCTCAAGGAGATGAGCATAGAAAGCCCCATGGAGCGCCTGACCGCAGCGTCCAATGTGCTTGAATTGACCCTGACGACACTGGAGTTCGCGCTTTATGTCACCTCTGAAAAAGCCCGGGAAGTGCAAGGCAAATTAACCGAGCTGGAACCCTACATCGATCAGTTGCCCCCGACCTATCAGACGCCCTTCACTACCTTGACCCAGCACGTCAAGACCATCGTCCAGGAACAACCTGTCGTCAATGACCTGCTCGATCGCATCAGCGTCATTCCGGTTGCCCAGGAACTGGATAGCATCAATGAGCTGTTGAACGAGACACAGCGCAGGACAGCCGCAACGGACCGCCAATATCATATCTACCTGGTCGTACTTGCTGGCCTGATGGCAATTCTGATGATCTACCTGGCGGTGCGGCTGGTTCGCAGTTACGCCGTCATCAATCAGATCAACCAGCAACTGCAAACGTCCAATGAACGACTCGAGGAACGCGTGCAGGAGCGTACCCGAGAGCTGAAGGAGGCCGAACGCGAATTGGTGGATGCGGCCCGCATGGCAGGCATGGCCGAGATTGCCACGAACGTGCTGCACAATGTCGGGAATGTGCTCAACAGCGTGAATATTTCAGCCGAGGTCGTGACCCGCAAGTTGAGGAACAGCAAGACCGTTGGGCTCACCAAAGCGGTCAAAATGATGAATGAGCATGCCGAGGATCTTGGCCAGTTCATCACCCTTGATGAAAAAGGCCGGTTGCTACCGCGTTATTTCAACGAACTGGTCGACTCCATCGCCGCGGAACAGGCAGTGCTTATCGATGAGCTGGCACAGTTGACCAAGAGCATCGATCACATCAAGGAAATCGTCACCACTCAACAAACCTATGCAGGAGCCGCCAGGCTGATCGAACCGCTCAATGTCAGCGATCTGTTCGAAGATGCGCTACGCATGAACTCGGGCGCGCTCAGTCGACATCATGTCACCGTCATCAAGGACTATCAGGACGTTCCTGCGATCATGGGGGACAAGCACCGGTTGCTGCTGATCCTGATCAACCTGATCAGCAACGCCAAATTCGCGATGTCGCACATCAGCGAGCACCCGCGGGAAATCACCCTGGGGATCCGCATCCTCGACGAAACAACGCTCTGCCTCAGCGTCAAGGACCGAGGCGAAGGCATTTCTGCGCAGAACCTGGCGCGCATCTTCAACCACGGTTTCACGACCCGCAAGGACGGCCATGGGTTTGGCCTGCACAGCTGCGCTCTGGCAGCGGTTGAAATGAATGGCCGTCTTTATGTTCATAGCGACGGACCGGGGCAAGGCGCTCTGTTTACCCTGGAAGTCCCGCTGGAATTGGCACGCGTCTGA